A DNA window from Trypanosoma brucei brucei TREU927 chromosome 10, whole genome shotgun sequence contains the following coding sequences:
- a CDS encoding nucleolar RNA-binding protein, putative, whose product MHLQVYLVDGKRQYTLKKMDPDGKPTLSAHPARFSPDDKYSRHRVTIKRRFKALASEKRPKPL is encoded by the coding sequence ATGCACCTTCAAGTTTATCTCGTGGACGGCAAACGGCAGTACACTTTAAAGAAGATGGACCCGGATGGGAAACCAACACTCAGCGCGCATCCCGCACGTTTCAGCCCCGATGACAAATACAGCCGTCACCGTGTAACCATTAAGAGACGCTTCAAGGCACTAGCATCGGAAAAACGCCCAAAGCCACTTTAA
- a CDS encoding phosphatidylinositol-4-phosphate 5-kinase, putative (similar to Phosphatidylinositol-4-phosphate 5- kinase type II alpha (EC 2.7.1.149)(PIP5KII-alpha) (1- phosphatidylinositol-4-phosphate 5-kinase)(PtdIns(4)P-5- kinase B isoform) (Diphosphoinositide kinase). (Swiss- Prot:O70172) (Mus musculus;)) has product MGSCQAVCGAATSGKGLTGRQVAAALKYASKPSGEEHEERSKLTEDAEKEQEGNKREGDTVALEHITEEKCRNGRRLSVLCPYGNGKEPMNVYEYAPDVFYLLRKLDGFDKKTFADEWDLPNERQDLELSEGRSMALFLESKSKYLLCKIIAKVEVDVLLHLLPRYAKHFREHSNTLLMRFYMLLRVEFRGELGYVLCFGDVFAPCRTLNEKWDLKGRRPKPGKYKHFAKLFQHPYDSTTGQSTTPGTDTTQYFPSGTGISGLKEMPKATDKNKLATKKDKDLTRYFWLDKEQREKLLLTLRDDCKFLASVGLMDYSLLIGVAYEEKGISNPTKRLRSMRMPYPRCGPPEGAMENRPEWTMTCGGECKFSKGIFSLYNQEVYYIGVIDVLTPYTFKKKLAKLFKSFLWRMDTLSTIPPLKYCERILQFTEDIFRSHVDGKIPPPEK; this is encoded by the coding sequence ATGGGTTCATGCCAGGCGGTTTGTGGTGCGGCTACGAGTGGCAAGGGACTCACTGGCCGGCAGGTCGCCGCTGCCCTTAAGTATGCGAGCAAGCCATCGGGTGAAGAGCACGAGGAGCGCTCAAAACTCACCGAGGACgcagaaaaagaacaggAAGGTAACAAACGTGAAGGCGATACGGTAGCGTTAGAGCATATcactgaagaaaaatgcCGTAATGGGCGACGGCTAAGTGTTCTGTGTCCTTATGGCAATGGTAAGGAACCCATGAATGTGTACGAGTACGCCCCCGATGTGTTTTACCTTTTGCGGAAACTTGACGGCTTTGACAAGAAGACATTTGCTGATGAGTGGGATCTACCGAATGAGCGACAGGACCTCGAGCTCAGTGAGGGCCGCTCTATGGCGCTATTTCTCGAGTCGAAATCCAAGTACCTGTTGTGTAAAATCATTGCAAAGGTCGAAGTAGACGTGTTGCTCCATTTGCTTCCGCGTTACGCGAAACATTTTCGTGAACATTCTAATACCCTGTTGATGCGATTTTATATGCTTCTTCGTGTGGAGTTTCGGGGAGAATTAGGCTACGTACTTTGCTTTGGTGATGTGTTTGCGCCGTGCCGCACGCTAAATGAGAAATGGGATTTAAAGGGCCGCCGGCCAAAACCCGGGAAATACAAGCACTTTGCAAAGCTTTTTCAGCACCCATACGATTCGACCACAGGTCAAAGTACGACACCTGGCACCGACACAACGCAATATTTTCCTTCTGGGACAGGCATCTCTGGTCTGAAAGAAATGCCGAAAGCGactgataaaaacaaacttGCGACGAAGAAGGATAAGGACCTGACACGCTATTTTTGGTTAGATAAGGAGCAAAGGGAGAAACTTCTTCTTACCCTTCGGGACGATTGTAAGTTTCTTGCAAGTGTGGGGTTGATGGACTACTCCCTTCTCATAGGCGTAGCGTACGAGGAAAAGGGGATATCCAACCCGACGAAGCGGCTTCGGAGCATGCGCATGCCGTATCCCCGTTGCGGACCTCCCGAGGGTGCGATGGAAAACAGGCCTGAGTGGACGATGACGTGCGGAGGTGAATGTAAGTTTTCGAAAGGGATTTTCAGTTTGTACAACCAAGAAGTGTACTACATCGGTGTCATTGATGTTCTAACACCATAtacatttaaaaagaaactcGCAAAACTCTTCAAGTCATTTTTGTGGAGGATGGATACGCTATCAACCATACCTCCGCTTAAGTACTGCGAACGTATTCTTCAATTTACCGAAGACATTTTTCGGTCGCATGTCGACGGCAAAATACCTCCACCAGAGAAATAG
- a CDS encoding GPI inositol deacylase precursor, with translation MSRLYIFYKLLLFTALLQLTVVCPSIHTAKAEARESKSLGSSDTWGCVLCTAVVATVSQLGQLHQIPAKDALGLFCSFFRSAEAVLCKTASLILLEGALQLIDEGRTPDKVCQIMKYCDTEECILFPPDKNDTLPLHKLRSAYRLDGRKLVDACRTFPTLCRPLFEDSAHDKDGDRFSTYPTKRGTDWRGRDCDDDDARVYPGRNSTDSQRDENCNGIYGVEESSKKTYEELWCSNSSPMGVIAVGDSATADFGIPLGYVSILDLSSEAVANIIPVLDNEIDWPMLSGLTGFANSTRYEPDVDGPMASVYSKLVELNRCNHRDYQNLGHNGARSGSILSILDSVARNRSESVKPAYVFFSMVGNDVCPRPQDAPTPLDYYHSLSEAVKKADSFLPPGSHVLIVSLVDARAAIGSIVNRIHPIGTLNSDVTYGNLYDYLNCLQVSPCWGWLNSNESVRNETWERASAMNAMISRVVDESTDLENIKVHALGDVIGEVVSSFEGPLWKLVNPVDGFHPSQIATALMGARVFAKMQDLGILPTENPFNGDIQRRFGDQGGY, from the coding sequence ATGAGTCGACTCTATATATTTTACAAACTGCTTTTGTTCACAGCGCTTCTGCAACTAACCGTTGTGTGCCCGTCCATCCACACTGCGAAAGCCGAAGCGAGGGAGAGCAAGTCACTGGGTTCTTCAGACACCTGGGGGTGTGTACTCTGTACTGCCGTAGTTGCCACGGTCTCTCAACTGGGTCAGCTACATCAAATACCAGCCAAGGACGCTCTGGGCCTTTTTTGCAGCTTCTTCAGGTCTGCTGAAGCCGTCCTTTGTAAGACCGCTTCTCTCATTCTGTTGGAAGGGGCATTGCAGTTGATTGATGAGGGAAGGACACCTGATAAAGTTTGCCAGATAATGAAGTACTGCGATACTGAAGAGTGCATTCTCTTCCCGCCTGACAAAAATGACACCTTGCCTTTACATAAGCTACGAAGTGCTTACCGCCTGGATGGCAGGAAATTGGTGGATGCCTGCCGAACGTTCCCAACTCTTTGCCGGCCTTTGTTTGAAGATTCCGCACATGATAAAGATGGGGATCGATTCTCAACATACCCAACGAAACGTGGAACGGATTGGAGGGGGCGCGATTGTGATGACGACGATGCACGGGTGTACCCAGGTCGGAACAGTACTGACTCCCAGAGGGATGAGAATTGCAACGGCATCTACGGCGTGGAAGAATCGAGCAAAAAAACTTATGAGGAATTGTGGTGCAGCAACTCATCTCCCATGGGCGTCATTGCGGTCGGAGACAGCGCAACGGCCGACTTTGGTATTCCCTTAGGATATGTTTCGATACTTGATCTTTCCTCAGAGGCGGTTGCTAATATAATACCTGTACTTGACAATGAGATAGACTGGCCGATGCTCTCCGGCTTAACTGGTTTCGCCAACTCTACAAGATATGAACCGGACGTCGATGGGCCGATGGCATCGGTTTACAGTAAACTTGTGGAGCTGAATCGATGTAATCACCGTGATTATCAAAATCTGGGACATAATGGTGCTAGGAGTGGAAGTATTCTTTCTATTTTGGACTCAGTCGCCAGAAACCGTTCCGAGAGTGTGAAACCCGCTTATGTCTTCTTTTCTATGGTTGGGAACGATGTGTGCCCTCGGCCGCAGGATGCACCCACCCCACTTGATTACTACCATAGCCTTTCTGAGGCAGTGAAGAAAGCGGACTCCTTCTTACCACCCGGAAGCCATGTTCTTATAGTTTCTCTTGTGGATGCACGCGCTGCAATTGGCAGCATCGTTAATCGGATCCATCCCATCGGCACCCTCAACAGCGACGTAACGTACGGTAATCTGTATGATTACTTGAACTGTCTGCAGGTTTCGCCCTGCTGGGGGTGGCTTAACTCGAACGAATCGGTGCGGAACGAGACGTGGGAGCGAGCCAGCGCAATGAATGCAATGATATCACGCGTCGTGGATGAATCAACTGATTTAGAAAACATTAAAGTCCATGCACTTGGCGACGTTATTGGCGAAGTCGTTAGCAGTTTCGAAGGCCCCCTATGGAAACTTGTTAACCCGGTTGATGGTTTCCATCCTTCTCAAATCGCCACAGCGCTTATGGGGGCTCGCGTATTTGCGAAAATGCAAGACCTCGGCATCTTACCTACTGAGAACCCGTTCAATGGCGACATTCAGAGGCGATTTGGGGACCAGGGGGGCTACTGA